The following are encoded together in the Rhizoctonia solani chromosome 10, complete sequence genome:
- a CDS encoding peptidase C14: MSRLVGIFDRALDKIKGNPTVTAPTSSDGSATIPIPLLAEALRTLHQSAGVFPPLQVAIGSLLTCVERIELGPKHRTEFDRLATRLASLSDSLAWHIAASKSTRVTEFLEKKAALVKDQVEIISSKQKRGLARRYRQAQRDQDDILNGYRRIAKILDELQTETSLKMWSIAEEQLEDSRLESLSPVHIATYNSSLSEDVNRRACTEGTRVNILAELNQWSVNPTQPNVFWMNGMAGTGKTTIAYTFAQSLWERGALGASFFCTRTSDECRDVRRIVPTVAYQLANYSPSFRSALLDALEEKSDIKSQSITTQCERLIKKPLSKAKDIITIAPIVVIDALDECSNVKCVGTILEVLFRISPDLPVKFFVASRPEPDIRHRVEAQPSRNRSVCVLHDIEKLLVQADITLYLRGELASANILESHLTQLASRSGNLFIYAATAVRYIRKTGTMVDQDRLEAILCSSSATGNRYADIDRLYTTILDAAVYGPDQELEEQEQMRLILWTAVCTRKPVAIDTLAALAGVKPAKANVLLQSLYSVLHVSQVTNTVSTLHASFPDYIFDEARSKRFYCDETTHSQLLSKHCFDIMHDQLRFNICGLETLFIADSKVKDLKA, translated from the exons ATGAGTCGTCTTGTCGGGATCTTCGACCGAGCGTTGGATAAGATCAAGGGAAATCCCACGGTCACAGCTCCTACCTCATCCGATGGCTCCGCTAccatacccatacctttgctGGCCGAAGCCTTGCGCACATTGCATCAGAGCGCTGGGGTGTTTCCACCTCTTCAGGTCGCCATAGGAAGCCTGTTGACCTGCGTCGAGCGCATAGAG CTCGGACCGAAGCATCGTACGGAGTTCGATCGTCTTGCAACAAGGCTGGCTTCACTCAGCGACTCGCTGGCTTGGCACATAGCGGCATCTAAATCGACGCGTGTTACTGAATTTCTTGAGAAAAAGGCAGC GTTGGTCAAAGATCAAGTGGAGATCATCAGCAGCAAGCAGAAGCGTGGACTAGCAAGACGCTACAGGCAGGCTCAGCGAGATCAGGATGACATACTGAATGGGTACAGACGGATAGCCAAGATTCTTGATGAGCTACAG ACCGAGACAAGCCTGAAGATGTGGAGCATAGCCGAAGAGCAGCTCGAG GACTCCCGCCTCGAATCATTATCCCCCGTACACATAGCTACTTACAACTCATCTCTGTCCGAAGACGTCAATCGTCGGGCATGCACTGAGGGCACTCGGGTAAACATCCTGGCCGAGCTTAACCAATGGTCAGTCAATCCGACCCAGCCAAACGTGTTCTGGATGAACGGAATGGCAGGTACTGGCAAAACCACGATCGCATATACCTTTGCTCAGTCGCTTTGGGAACGTGGGGCGCTTGGTGCGAGCTTCTTCTGCACACGTACATCAGACGAATGCAGAGACGTCCGGCGAATCGTGCCCACTGTTGCGTATCAGCTGGCAAACTACTCGCCTTCGTTCCGATCGGCTCTGCTCGATGCTCTTGAGGAAAAGTCCGATATCAAATCGCAATCGATTACCACTCAGTGCGAGCGACTGATCAAGAAGCCGTTATCAAAAGCAAAGGATATAATCACGATAGCCCCCATAGTCGTGATTGATGCACTTGATGAATGTAGTAATGTAAAGTGTGTAGGCACGATCCTTGAAGTCTTGTTTAGGATCTCTCCCGATCTTCCGGTTAAGTTCTTCGTGGCTAGCCGACCAGAGCCAGACATTCGCCATAGAGTGGAAGCTCAGCCTAGCAGGAATCGCTCCGTGTGCGTCCTACATGACATAGAAAAGTTGCTGGTGCAAGCTGATATCACACTGTACCTTCGTGGTGAATTGGCTAGCGCTAATATCTTGGAGTCTCATCTGACTCAACTTGCAAGCCGATCCGGTAACCTGTTCATATATGCGGCCACAGcagttcggtatatcagaaAGACGGGGACCATGGTCGACCAGGATCGACTTGAAGCCATCTTGTGCTCATCTTCAGCAACGGGCAATCGATACGCTGACATTGACCGACTGTATACCACGATTCTAGATGCGGCGGTCTATGGACCAGATCAAGAGCTGGAAGAACAAGAACAGATGCGACTGATACTCTGGACGGCCGTCTGTACGCGCAAGCCCGTCGCCATTGATACACTCGCAGCCCTCGCTGGGGTCAAACCAGCAAAGGCGAACGTACTGCTCCAGTCGCTATACTCTGTGCTGCACGTATCGCAGGTCACCAACACGGTCTCAACGTTGCATGCATCCTTCCCCGACTACATCTTTGACGAGGCACGGTCCAAAAGGTTCTACTGCGACGAAACAACGCATAGCCAGCTGCTGTCCAAGCACTGCTTTGACATCATGCACGACCAGCTGCGGTTCAACATCTGCGGTCTAGAGACATTGTTCATAGCCGATAGCAAAGTGAAGGACCTGAAGGCTTGA
- a CDS encoding peptidase C14, whose translation MLSYAAHHWGHHVAKSTHCKETQTKLEGFFWNQLLFWMEVLTLKDTLDTGIAMLSLVKPWLTAKESPSNLVKILDDSWTFVSTFAAGSGSQSTPHIYISALAFCHPSSWVSQQYKSRTRQLLSLAGSAAERSPTALLATWEMQSIPLCIAFSSDGSRLAIGFYDGTVCVVHAHNGAVALGRFEGHIKQVTSIALSPDGSMLVSGSSDGTILVRDAHTGGRIYDVINGHEAEVTSVCFSPDGKYILSGSYDQTTRKWDSGNGSLIPNSIKRHPDKILCTGFSPNGKHIACGLFSDESPIVVYHALTGKSLPFLSNARQSLVLSVAFLPNGKNLVTGHESGDLRVWSLHNGTATHSPPKVHNDTITSIGFSPLGDKLVTASYDRCVYMWDVENGYSNPCLLGTHEHDVYSVAFSPDGTRIASCSGDGVTMWNSLHSTSSHTPKWKAPTNAVYSVSISPDGSRIAAAGLDHAIFMLNAPDGTGTVEPLMADTNWINSVAFSPNGRYLASGHADGAIYWARSISFSPNDKRIVSASDDKTIQMWDVGDGTLTAIDLVGSHKVRVYCATFSSDGGHIASGGADGKIRMWDSHSLSLVSDPFGSQWHHGSINSVTFSPDGQLIASGSNDGTICVFGSRSGDLVLGPIKEHKDSVKSVVFSPDGGHIVSGSADQSVRVWVVKGGAPACEPLRGHQGGVSSVAYSPDGAYIVSGSWDSAIQVWKTPGRRILSDPSYSGPSASHERQTHRAIASGLTVSPDGWVRNRNSQLVFWAPSNIRRVFPVLKTVYTIGPEGVLHTDYTQPLLLGEEWDRCYVGSG comes from the exons ATGCTGTCGTATGCTGCGCACCACTGGGGACATCATGTAGCGAAAAGCACGCACTGCAAGGAGACGCAGACGAAGCTGGAAGGATTTTTCTGGAATCAgctgctgttctggatggaggtgctgACTCTAAAAGATACGTTGGATACGGGCATAGCTATGCTGTCACTGGTTAAGCCATGGCTGACG GCCAAAGAATCGCCATCAAACCTTGTCAAGATACTCGATGACTCATGGACCTTTGTGTCAACATTTGCTGCGGGATCAGGTTCGCAGTCGacaccgcatatatacatctcaGCACTCGCATTCTGCCACCCGTCGAGCTGGGTGTCGCAGCAATACAAAAGTCGTACTCGGCAGCTGCTATCACTGGCAGGCTCGGCAGCAGAGCGGAGTCCAACGGCACTTCTTGCAACGTGGGAGATGCAGTCGATACCCCTCTGCATAGCATTCTCGTCTGATGGGAGTCGATTGGCAATTGGATTTTATGATGGCACAGTTTGCGTGGTTCATGCTCACAACGGAGCAGTTGCGCTTGGGCGATTCGAGGGGCACATCAAGCAGGTTACGTCGATAGCACTCTCTCCTGATGGATCGATGCTTGTCTCTGGCTCTAGCGACGGTACAATCCTTGTCAGGGATGCCCACACAGGTGGTCGTatatatgacgtcatcaacGGACATGAAGCTGAGGTGACGTCAGTGTgcttctcacccgacggcaagTACATCCTCTCAGGGTCCTATGACCAGACAACGCGAAAGTGGGACAGTGGCAACGGCAGTCTGATACCCAACTCTATCAAACGCCATCCTGATAAAATACTCTGCACAGGATTCTCTCCCAATGGCAAGCATATCGCCTGTGGCCTGTTCAGTGATGAGTCTCCAATTGTTGTTTACCATGCGTTGACTGGCAAGTCACTCCCTTTTCTATCCAATGCTCGTCAATCTTTGGTCCTTTCAGTTGCCTTTTTGCCCAACGGAAAGAACCTTGTCACTGGTCATGAATCCGGTGATTTGCGCGTCTGGAGTCTACACAACGGCACCGCCACACACTCCCCACCAAAAGTACACAACGACACAATCACATCCATTGGGTTTTCGCCACTCGGAGACAAACTCGTCACTGCGTCTTATGATAGGTGCGTGTATATGTGGGATGTAGAGAACGGCTactccaacccttgcctaCTTGGCACACACGAGCATGACGTTTACTCCGTggcgttctcacccgacggcacacGGATTGCATCATGCTCAGGGGATGGCGTCACGATGTGGAATTCACTTCACTCGACATCCTCTCATACACCAAAATGGAAGGCGCCAACCAATGCTGTCTATTCGGTTTCAATATCGCCTGATGGGTCACGCATCGCCGCAGCGGGTCTTGACCATGCGATCTTCATGCTCAACGCACCCGATGGCACCGGCACTGTCGAGCCACTTATGGCAGACACCAATTGGATTAATTCGGTGGCGTTCTCGCCCAATGGCAGGTACCTTGCTTCTGGCCATGCTGACGGTGCCATCT ACTGGGCCCGGTCGATTTCATTCTCACCCAATGACAAGCGCATTGTCTCCGCCTCGGATGACAAGACCATACAAATGTGGGATGTGGGTGATGGGACTCTGACAGCTATCGACCTGGTTGGATCACACAAGGTCAGGGTCTACTGTGCAACATTCTCTTCTGACGGCGGGCACATTGCTTCTGGCGGCGCAGATGGGAAGATCCGTATGTGGGACTCGCATTCGCTGTCACTCGTGTCCGATCCATTTGGGTCCCAGTGGCATCACGGCAGTATCAACTCGGTCACGTTCTCGCCCGATGGCCAACTCATTGCTTCTGGGTCCAATGATGGCACCATCTGCGTGTTCGGCTCGCGCAGTGGCGATCTGGTACTAGGTCCTATCAAGGAACACAAGGATTCGGTTAAGTCAGTTgtgttctcacccgacggcgGTCACATTGTATCTGGCTCGGCTGATCAAAGCGTCCGGGTGTGGGTGGTGAAAGGTGGGGCGCCTGCATGCGAGCCACTTCGAGGACATCAAGGTGGGGTGAGCTCAGTGGCATACTCACCTGACGGTGCGTACATCGTCTCGGGCTCGTGGGACTCGGCGATCCAAGTATGGAAGACACCAGGAAGACGCATTTTATCTGACCCATCATATTCTGGCCCTTCCGCTTCACATGAGAGGCAAACACATCGCGCGATAGCCAGCGGGCTGACGGTGTCACCGGATGGATGGGTACGAAACCGCAACTCACAGCTGGTGTTCTGGGCCCCTTCCAATATACGCAGAGTCTTCCCCGTACTCAAGACCGTCTATACGATTGGACCTGAAGGAGTACTCCACACGGATTATACCCAACCTCTGCTCCTTGGCGAGGAGTGGGATAGGTGCTATGTGGGCTCGGGATGA